Below is a genomic region from Henckelia pumila isolate YLH828 chromosome 3, ASM3356847v2, whole genome shotgun sequence.
ATTGGAATCATTTTATCCTCTATTTTCCTAATGGTTCAAAACTTTATACACTAATTTAATTTACAGGTTTAAAAACGTATAgaaacaaaatttccaaaaagtTATTGTATAtctaatttaatattataaatattttaactcAGTCATTCGAAAATTACATTTGGAAAACTGATTAAATTGACCTATCGAGTGTAAGGACGAAATATTAGAATTGGGACAAATAGTTTATTTATTATAGGATACATgtacttttatttttataaagttaagttattattaatatacatttattcaatttttatcataaaattaaattagttCTTTTTCTTTACTAAAATTTTGTACTCATCGTGATTACATGAAATCTAGCTGGAACAATGAAAGAAGAATATCGTCTActctatttaaaattataattattttatatgataaaatataataataaagaaTATTATTGTGATCGTCGTGCAGCATGCTAAATGCTTTGTTACCAATTCAAGTTGCCTAGCTATGTTTTAAATAacgcaaaattaaataaatttttcgcTACTATATTAATTTACTAATCGCAAATAGAATAATGAAATTAGGATTTGGAAGTGGCTCAATGTAATGGTTCcctttagatttatttttaaatttgtttagagattcctttaaaatttcaactttcCATAGTTTGAGCAAGAAGTATAGTCCTAGGTACTGCTGAgttcaataacaaaaaaattcatGTGAGATGATATCACAGGTCAATTTTAGGAGAcgaatattttatttgtgtcatttatgaaaaaatattatttttatttcaaaagtattatattttattgtaaatatgagttgGTTGACTCATTCATAGATAAAGATCTGTGACATCATCTCACCAGAGACCTACTCGTTAATAATTTTTCTTTGTAGGTGGATTATCGAAATGTAACCTTTGGATTGTTAAatggttttaaaaaaacttcGATAGATAGCTCATTATAAAATGACAAACACTCGATCATATCATTGGATATCATGAAAGTCAATATCACATGTTCGATTTTCGTAAATTGTCATGAATGCAATTATTAAGATGGGTTTGTCGGTGTGCAATACTGTCCTAAAGATTTGATTTACATTATTAGTGTCATCTATAACTTTGAGTAAAATGACAAACACCGGATCTTACATCATGAGAACGAACCACAATGTTAATGAATTATTAATTCATTCTGACTCTTTTTCACATACATTTACATTAGATATATTTCAAGTTTGGAGTTTAATCAACTACCTCtttgtgaaataaataaatatctttAGAATAGACCCCTTAGTCAGTCAAGTAGTACTCAACATAGATAGTAAAATGCATTTGCCTATGAGCTTGGGTAGGACCCGAACCTGATATAGTTGGTTTTGGTATATTTTTTGTACGAGATGTTCGTACAAACATTTCACTAAAAACAAACATTTGGtattcattaatatttttttttacaagtgAAATATTCGAGCAAACAATAGATCAATAGTATTTCTCCCGATACAAATTAGAATCACTCACCCGACCTTAACGTCCAGCAAACAGCAACATGTAATCCCACGGTTTGATGTGAAGACAATGGAACCACCAAACTATAAGATTGCTTTTGCTTAATTAGATATACTCGATCATTCGTCGGTACATTTAAAGCCCAtcaaaataaacaaaagattgcAAACGTTTGAGGGACATAAATAGAAAACCGAGAAACTACATGGTATAATAATGTATTATCCCCACCTTTCATATAATCACTGTAATAACTGCTGAGAAACAGATACAGACTCCAACATATTCGAGTACTACTTCTATCCTTGTGAAATCAATACTCGTAATATTACTCATTTTTCTCTGAACTGAAAAAAGAATGCTTCCACCTCTCACTTAATCAATCAGTTATTTCCTGAAACTAAATCCAAGTGATGACTTTTTATATTTTAGTACGCAACACaaatatgtatatttttaagaaattaCACATGCAAGAAACTCAAATATTTCACATTGTGTGTGTTTCCAACTCTCTCGTCCAACTAGAGATCTGCCCCGAATCAGACCACGGCTAAGGGAGCGTAGTGATCGAAGCTACTCCGACGAACTCTCGTGCTATGAATCGGATTCTTCTTAACCACACCAGCTTCCATTTCTCTGCTAGAAATCCCCTTACCAAATGCCACAGAGTACTTTTGCTTACTTTTAAGCTGTAAAACGCCATCTTTTGCAGCTCCTCCCTGTACAAGAATCCTAATAATCCCTGTATAGTTTAAAGATTCAGCAATTTGAACGGCTGTGACACCCTTATTGGTTTTCGCTTCAACGTCGGCTCCTCTCTTTACGAGCAATTCGATCGCATCCGCCTGCCCTGACTCCACAGCACAGTGCAATGCTGTGTATCCATCTTCATCTTTCGCATTGACATCGATGCCCTTTTCGATCAAAACTCGTGTCACGTCCACACGTCCCTTAAACGAGGCACGGTGAAGCGCGGTCCAGCCGTTCTGGTCTCGCCCGTGAATCGACGCCCCATTCTCAAGAAGCTTGATGATCATCCTCAGCTCTCCCTTTCGGGCAGCGGCACATAGGTTGTCAGCAAGTTTCAGGGCGTCAAATAGGTTCGTGTGACCGTTTTCAACCGCAAGATCGTAGGCCGTCTTACGTTGTTTGTTCCTTATATCTTTATTTGCCCCCTTATGGAGCAGAAGTTTCACCATTTGCTCATCTCCTAAGGTGGAGGCTATGTGCAGAGGAGTGTCACCATCACTTGCGTTTCTAATGTCGGATCTTGCGGCATTGGCTAGCAGCAGCCGGGCACAGTCTCGTCGTTTCTCTTCGACGGCTAAGTGCAGCGCAGTGTTTCCGTCTTTGGTCAGCGAGTTCGGATTAGCGCCTTTGAGTAAAAGATGCCTAAGAACTTGAACATGACCATTCCCTGCAGCCAGATGGATTGGACCCCAAGTGGAAAATTCTGATCTTTCCGGGCTGGCTTTGTGAGCCAAGAGTAGCTCAACTATCAGTTCTTCCCCCGTGGCAGAAGCGGCCTCGAGTGGGCTCGATCCGGTTCGGTTGGTAGCCTCGACATCTGGCTCGAATTCAAGCAACAACTGGACCAAATCAGGCCTACTCTGAGCCACAGCTAAATGTAACAAAGAATTTCCCTCAAAATCAACAGAATCAGAGGCTCTCGAATTCTGATCACTCTTTTCAAGAACCTCCCTGATTTCATCCATAC
It encodes:
- the LOC140893354 gene encoding protein VAPYRIN-like, which translates into the protein MDRLISLEPSNTVAIKVEPGQKCSGSLSLRNVMHTMPVAFRIQPLNKTRYTVVPHSGIILPLATLTLEITYQLSPNSSLPYRYPHCDDSFVLQSVVAPGAAVKNPTSTYDSVPNDWFTNKKKQVYSDSGIKIMFVGSLVLSSLVAKGCMDEIREVLEKSDQNSRASDSVDFEGNSLLHLAVAQSRPDLVQLLLEFEPDVEATNRTGSSPLEAASATGEELIVELLLAHKASPERSEFSTWGPIHLAAGNGHVQVLRHLLLKGANPNSLTKDGNTALHLAVEEKRRDCARLLLANAARSDIRNASDGDTPLHIASTLGDEQMVKLLLHKGANKDIRNKQRKTAYDLAVENGHTNLFDALKLADNLCAAARKGELRMIIKLLENGASIHGRDQNGWTALHRASFKGRVDVTRVLIEKGIDVNAKDEDGYTALHCAVESGQADAIELLVKRGADVEAKTNKGVTAVQIAESLNYTGIIRILVQGGAAKDGVLQLKSKQKYSVAFGKGISSREMEAGVVKKNPIHSTRVRRSSFDHYAPLAVV